The following proteins are co-located in the Rippkaea orientalis PCC 8801 genome:
- the gpmI gene encoding 2,3-bisphosphoglycerate-independent phosphoglycerate mutase, with product MAQAPVSPVVLVILDGWGYRQSTEANAIALAKTPVMDCLWTSYPRTLIHTSGKDVGLPNGQMGNSEVGHLNLGAGRIVPQELVRISDAVEDKSLLRNPALVNICQEVRDRQSKLHLIGLCSDGGVHSHLDHLIGLLELAKEQHLDQVCIHVITDGRDTNTNEGINAVAKLESSIKEIGVGRIVTVSGRYYAMDRDRRWDRIQKAYDVYTQDRPGDGRSATEVIKDFYKNSITDEFIEPTRIAPGAIKSGDGVIFFNFRPDRARQLCYALTMPNFDGFERELIQPLSFVTFTQYDPKLPVKVAFEPQNLNNILGEVVAREGLKQFRTAETEKYPHVTYFFNGGLENPFEGEDRELIQSPMVATYDQAPAMSAETVTDTACNAIEKGIYSLVVINYANPDMVGHTGNLEAAIQAIETVDNCLGRLLTSISKMGGTVLITADHGNAELMVDENGNPWTAHSTNPVPLIIVEGEGRKIPGHGGAVDLADNGRLADIAPTILEILQLPKPEEMTGRSLIEPIHLEIKQNRTPVRISR from the coding sequence ATGGCACAAGCACCTGTATCTCCGGTGGTACTGGTGATTCTAGACGGATGGGGCTATCGTCAATCCACCGAAGCAAACGCCATTGCTTTAGCGAAAACCCCTGTCATGGACTGCCTTTGGACCAGTTATCCCCGTACCCTCATTCACACCTCAGGGAAAGACGTAGGGCTTCCTAACGGTCAGATGGGTAACTCAGAAGTCGGACATCTCAACCTCGGTGCTGGCCGAATTGTCCCTCAAGAATTAGTTCGCATCTCCGATGCTGTTGAAGATAAGTCCCTATTAAGGAATCCCGCGTTAGTCAATATTTGTCAAGAAGTCCGTGATCGTCAGAGCAAACTCCATTTAATCGGACTATGTTCCGATGGGGGAGTGCATTCTCACCTCGATCACCTAATCGGATTACTCGAATTAGCCAAAGAACAGCATCTTGATCAAGTCTGTATCCATGTTATCACCGATGGGCGCGATACTAATACTAACGAAGGGATCAACGCTGTTGCTAAATTAGAATCCTCCATCAAAGAAATTGGGGTAGGAAGGATTGTGACCGTTAGTGGCCGCTATTATGCCATGGATCGCGATCGCCGTTGGGATCGCATCCAAAAAGCCTACGATGTCTACACCCAAGATCGACCCGGAGACGGTCGTTCAGCAACAGAAGTCATTAAAGACTTCTACAAAAATAGCATCACCGATGAATTTATCGAACCGACGCGCATAGCCCCCGGTGCAATTAAATCAGGAGATGGGGTAATTTTCTTTAATTTCCGGCCAGATCGGGCAAGACAACTGTGTTATGCCCTAACCATGCCCAATTTTGACGGTTTTGAACGGGAATTAATCCAACCCCTCAGTTTTGTCACCTTTACCCAATACGACCCCAAACTCCCGGTTAAAGTCGCTTTCGAGCCCCAAAACCTCAACAATATTTTAGGGGAAGTGGTCGCAAGAGAAGGATTAAAGCAATTTCGCACCGCAGAAACTGAAAAATACCCCCACGTCACCTACTTCTTCAACGGAGGACTAGAAAATCCCTTTGAAGGAGAAGATCGGGAATTGATCCAAAGTCCCATGGTCGCTACCTATGATCAAGCCCCTGCGATGTCTGCCGAAACCGTCACAGATACCGCCTGTAACGCCATTGAAAAGGGGATCTATTCCCTAGTGGTGATTAACTATGCTAACCCCGATATGGTCGGTCATACAGGCAATTTAGAAGCTGCTATTCAAGCGATCGAAACCGTCGATAACTGTTTAGGGCGACTACTCACCAGTATCAGTAAAATGGGAGGAACCGTCCTAATTACCGCCGATCACGGTAACGCCGAATTGATGGTCGATGAAAACGGGAACCCTTGGACGGCACATTCCACCAACCCAGTCCCCTTAATTATCGTCGAAGGAGAAGGGCGGAAAATTCCCGGCCATGGGGGGGCAGTGGACTTGGCAGACAATGGACGACTCGCGGATATTGCACCAACTATCCTCGAAATCTTACAATTACCAAAACCTGAAGAAATGACCGGGCGATCGCTGATCGAACCCATTCACCTGGAGATCAAACAAAATCGGACTCCAGTGCGCATTTCTCGCTAA
- a CDS encoding DUF4149 domain-containing protein yields MNTISERNGKSLNWTTIVMVTLGFWLSASLMLDFVMIPGLSLSGMMNQGGFASAGYLIFGVFNRIELICAALVLTGFLVFRRHHTLIHLQERWSVILAGLLLAIALIYTYILTPQMSGFGLQLNGFDPLQTMPPAMISLHWGYWILELIKLSIGVTLLRWCYRNSCSLV; encoded by the coding sequence ATGAATACGATTTCCGAGCGCAATGGGAAGTCCCTCAACTGGACAACCATTGTTATGGTGACTCTAGGATTTTGGTTAAGTGCTAGTCTAATGCTCGATTTTGTCATGATCCCTGGATTATCATTATCAGGAATGATGAACCAAGGAGGATTTGCTAGTGCTGGATACCTAATTTTCGGGGTTTTTAACCGAATTGAGTTAATTTGCGCCGCCCTTGTTTTAACGGGATTTTTAGTATTCCGTCGCCATCATACCCTAATCCATCTTCAAGAACGCTGGTCAGTCATTTTAGCTGGACTATTATTAGCCATTGCTTTGATTTATACCTACATCCTAACCCCGCAGATGAGTGGTTTTGGTCTTCAATTGAATGGGTTTGACCCCTTGCAGACTATGCCACCTGCCATGATTTCCCTGCATTGGGGCTATTGGATACTAGAACTGATTAAGTTGAGCATTGGTGTAACCTTACTACGCTGGTGTTATCGGAACTCCTGTTCCCTCGTTTAA
- a CDS encoding ABC transporter permease, giving the protein MTQYLIKRLLTAIPTLIAISIVIFTILALAPGDPLGEFASNPSITPEIRENIRRSLGLDQPVYIRYFKWIGAFMQGDLGYSFTSRSPVLELILQRLQTTLWVVGTAYILSFLIAFPLGIISAIKRYSWLDQLLTTFTFLGFSLPTFLTGLLFIVVFSVQLKWFPFIYNSTLQVTNLSTFIEQIKQSIMPVCVLALYQSAVLMRFVRSAIVDELSQEYVKTAYAKGLNSFNVLKNHILRNAMIPVITLIALDIPTIFTGALVTEQVFRVPGIGALLIDSIYRSDTPVVMAITFIYAILIVIFNLLADLTYSFLDPRVKLNS; this is encoded by the coding sequence ATGACTCAATACCTAATTAAACGTCTATTAACTGCTATTCCTACCTTAATTGCTATTAGTATCGTTATCTTTACTATACTAGCATTAGCCCCAGGAGATCCTTTAGGAGAATTTGCGTCTAACCCTTCCATTACGCCAGAAATCAGGGAAAATATCCGCAGAAGTTTAGGCTTAGATCAACCCGTTTATATTCGTTATTTTAAATGGATTGGGGCATTTATGCAAGGGGACTTAGGCTATTCCTTTACCAGTCGAAGTCCTGTTTTAGAGTTAATCTTACAACGCTTACAAACCACCCTTTGGGTAGTTGGAACAGCCTATATCTTGAGTTTTTTAATTGCCTTTCCTTTGGGTATTATTTCTGCGATTAAACGTTATTCCTGGTTAGATCAATTGCTAACAACTTTTACCTTTTTAGGCTTTTCTTTACCCACCTTTTTAACAGGGTTGCTCTTTATTGTGGTTTTTAGTGTTCAATTAAAATGGTTTCCCTTTATTTATAACAGCACTCTACAAGTAACTAATTTATCAACTTTTATTGAACAAATTAAACAATCGATCATGCCCGTTTGTGTGTTAGCTTTGTATCAATCTGCGGTTTTAATGCGCTTCGTGCGATCGGCTATTGTCGATGAACTTTCCCAAGAATATGTTAAAACAGCTTATGCTAAGGGATTAAATAGTTTTAATGTCTTAAAAAATCATATTCTGCGTAATGCGATGATTCCCGTTATTACCCTTATTGCCTTAGATATTCCTACTATTTTTACGGGTGCATTAGTCACCGAACAAGTCTTTAGAGTCCCTGGAATTGGTGCATTATTAATTGATTCAATTTATCGCAGTGATACCCCCGTTGTCATGGCTATTACCTTTATTTATGCTATCTTAATTGTTATTTTTAATCTCCTAGCTGATCTTACCTATAGTTTTCTCGATCCAAGAGTAAAACTGAATAGTTAA
- a CDS encoding Uma2 family endonuclease, with product MIVAKEQFPLFNPEQYFTWEEKQTNKHEYINGQIYAMSGGTVNHGRIAIRFTAMFEAHLENTNCITGNSDIKIKMADTHNYTYPDASVTCDERDKNTPNYITYPCLIIEVLSDSTEAYDRGKKFRLYRQNPVLQDYVLVSSTRIEIDLYHKNEAGEWIIINYQEGDIIELKSINLSFPIEQVYRNLTVD from the coding sequence ATGATTGTAGCAAAAGAACAATTTCCCCTATTCAACCCCGAACAATATTTCACTTGGGAAGAAAAACAAACCAACAAACATGAATATATTAACGGTCAAATTTATGCTATGAGTGGTGGTACAGTTAATCATGGAAGAATAGCCATTCGCTTTACAGCAATGTTTGAAGCGCATTTAGAAAATACCAACTGTATAACAGGCAATTCTGATATCAAAATCAAAATGGCTGATACCCATAACTATACCTATCCAGATGCGAGTGTTACCTGCGATGAAAGAGATAAAAATACCCCTAATTACATTACTTATCCCTGCTTAATTATTGAAGTCTTATCAGATAGTACAGAAGCCTACGATAGAGGCAAAAAATTTAGACTGTATCGTCAAAACCCCGTTTTACAAGACTATGTATTAGTGAGTTCTACCCGTATTGAAATAGATTTATATCATAAAAACGAAGCAGGGGAATGGATTATCATTAATTATCAAGAAGGAGATATCATAGAACTTAAAAGTATTAATCTAAGTTTTCCTATCGAGCAAGTTTATCGTAATCTTACAGTCGATTAA
- a CDS encoding DJ-1/PfpI family protein, giving the protein MTQTSKYNIGLIIYPNMTQLDITGPHQVFSFMPNSSIYFVWKNQEPVTSDRGLTILPNTTFNDCPPLDLICVPGGPGQVAMMEDNEMLTFLKKQSQNAQLITSVCTGSLILAAAGLLDGYRATCHWAFLDHLALFNVEVSNERVVIDRNRITGGGVTAGIDFGLVVVSQLLGEEMAKMIQLLLQYDPQPPFNTGTPENADQSLVKQVQILGKDLIKSSLSVSQKLTNK; this is encoded by the coding sequence ATGACACAAACATCTAAGTACAATATCGGGTTAATAATTTATCCTAACATGACCCAACTGGATATTACAGGACCCCATCAAGTATTTTCATTTATGCCTAATAGTTCTATTTATTTTGTGTGGAAAAATCAAGAACCTGTTACTAGCGATCGCGGACTAACTATCTTACCCAATACGACTTTTAATGACTGTCCTCCTCTAGATCTTATCTGTGTTCCTGGGGGACCTGGACAAGTCGCAATGATGGAAGACAATGAAATGCTTACTTTCCTCAAAAAACAGAGTCAAAATGCTCAATTAATCACCTCGGTTTGTACAGGTTCTCTTATTTTAGCGGCCGCTGGACTTCTTGATGGTTATCGCGCTACTTGTCATTGGGCATTTTTAGACCATTTAGCCTTATTTAATGTGGAAGTTAGTAACGAAAGAGTCGTCATTGATCGCAATAGAATTACTGGAGGAGGTGTCACCGCAGGGATCGATTTTGGGTTAGTCGTTGTTAGTCAATTGTTAGGAGAAGAAATGGCTAAAATGATTCAACTGCTTTTACAATATGATCCCCAACCTCCCTTTAATACGGGAACCCCAGAAAACGCAGATCAATCATTAGTTAAACAAGTCCAAATATTAGGAAAAGACTTAATTAAATCTTCTTTAAGCGTTAGCCAGAAATTAACGAATAAGTAG